GCCATATTATTTCCCCCTTTCCTTTTTCAGTATGATCGCTTTGGCGAACCAGAGAACCGATCCCAGCAGAAAGAAAGCGCTGGGAGCCATAACCATGATGGTCCAGGGGGTAAAGGTTTCCGGCAGAACGGCATAGCCGAACACAGTTCCGAAACCGAGAAGTTCCCGCACGAAAGCGATGAGCATAAGCACCCACATGTATCCCAGTCCGGAGGTCAGTCCGTCCCAGGCGGAAATGATCGGCCCGTGGGATTGGGCGAAAGCTTCAGCTCTTCCCATGATGATGCAGTTGGTAATGATCAGACCGACATATGGCCCGAGTGATTTGCTGATTTCCGGCAGATAAGCCCGGAGCAGAATATCCACGATGATAACGTAGAAAGCGATGATCAGCGTCTGCACGATCATACGCACTTTCCGGGGAATCACCTGCTTCAGCAGGGAAACGGTAATATTGGTAAAAGCCGCCACGAACATAACCCCAAGGGTCATGATCAGCGTATTGGTCAGGTTATTGGTTACCGCAAGAGTGGAACAGATCCCCAGAATCTGAATGAATATGGGGTTATTGGTCCACACGTTTTCCTTGAGTATTTGTGATGGAGAGTCACCGTTCATCAGTTCATACCTCCTTTAGCGGACTTCATCTTATCAATCTGATTGTTGATTATCTGCTGGAGCGAGTCGCTTGTTCTCGAAGCTCCGGTAATACCGTCCACTTCTCCGTTGTCTTTGTCCGTATCGCCTTTTCCTCCGCCTTTGCGGATGACGATGCCGTCTACAGCGTATTCTC
The Spirochaeta isovalerica genome window above contains:
- a CDS encoding NADH:ubiquinone reductase (Na(+)-transporting) subunit D, producing the protein MNGDSPSQILKENVWTNNPIFIQILGICSTLAVTNNLTNTLIMTLGVMFVAAFTNITVSLLKQVIPRKVRMIVQTLIIAFYVIIVDILLRAYLPEISKSLGPYVGLIITNCIIMGRAEAFAQSHGPIISAWDGLTSGLGYMWVLMLIAFVRELLGFGTVFGYAVLPETFTPWTIMVMAPSAFFLLGSVLWFAKAIILKKERGK